One Thermicanus aegyptius DSM 12793 DNA segment encodes these proteins:
- a CDS encoding YheC/YheD family protein: MEKKRKKNLEQMERATPLIGILTVSHRGRILGNLPLFKAFTKTADQQGGKVFVFTPGGIDWIGQRIRGLHYLPEKNEWQEMSSPWPDVVYNRIPNRKWEALPPIAETINRLSAAFGPKFFNPSFFDKGKLYELLSRSPWKEHLPPTYHFKSEKTLREALSLETPLYIKPTDGKAGEGIFYVEPVRGNKEETRYRLRSTDGEDQSADAVGYSEMWRRLAPFIIGRSYLIQKAIPRLTFAGRPFDLRVLVQKGEKGRWGVTGIGVRLAGLDRITTHVPQGGSILSLEEALSLYFTRNERKREYGNIEEVSLRLAQSIDEGYGSVLGEMSMDLGLSPDKKIWFFEANAKPMKFDEPSIQARSLKRRWDYCAYLVGLE, from the coding sequence ATGGAGAAAAAGAGAAAAAAGAATTTAGAGCAGATGGAGAGAGCCACCCCGTTGATCGGGATCCTTACCGTAAGTCACCGTGGGCGTATCTTGGGAAATCTCCCCCTCTTTAAAGCTTTTACAAAAACAGCGGACCAACAGGGAGGGAAGGTATTCGTCTTCACCCCCGGCGGCATCGATTGGATCGGCCAAAGAATCCGAGGACTCCACTATCTTCCTGAAAAGAATGAATGGCAAGAGATGAGTTCTCCATGGCCGGATGTGGTCTATAACCGCATTCCCAACCGGAAATGGGAAGCCCTCCCCCCGATCGCCGAAACCATCAACCGTTTGAGCGCCGCATTTGGCCCAAAATTCTTCAATCCCTCTTTTTTTGACAAGGGGAAGCTTTATGAACTTCTCTCCCGCTCCCCTTGGAAGGAACATCTCCCCCCTACCTACCACTTCAAAAGTGAAAAAACGCTTAGAGAGGCCCTCTCCCTCGAAACTCCCCTCTATATCAAGCCGACCGACGGGAAAGCAGGGGAGGGGATCTTTTATGTCGAACCGGTCCGTGGAAACAAAGAAGAGACTCGATACCGCCTCCGTTCCACCGACGGAGAGGATCAAAGCGCGGACGCGGTTGGTTATTCCGAAATGTGGAGGCGCCTCGCTCCTTTCATCATCGGCAGGTCTTATCTGATTCAAAAAGCAATTCCCCGTCTCACCTTCGCCGGACGGCCTTTCGACCTGCGGGTGCTCGTGCAAAAGGGGGAAAAAGGAAGATGGGGAGTAACGGGAATCGGCGTCCGCCTCGCCGGTCTGGATCGGATTACCACACACGTCCCTCAAGGGGGAAGTATCCTCTCCCTGGAAGAGGCGTTAAGCCTCTACTTCACCAGAAACGAGAGAAAAAGGGAATATGGAAACATCGAAGAGGTCTCCTTAAGGTTAGCCCAATCGATTGACGAAGGATATGGTTCGGTCCTGGGTGAAATGTCCATGGATTTAGGCCTTTCTCCGGATAAAAAAATCTGGTTCTTTGAGGCAAATGCCAAACCGATGAAATTTGATGAACCTTCCATCCAAGCTCGATCCCTAAAGCGGCGCTGGGACTATTGCGCATACCTTGTCGGTCTGGAATGA
- a CDS encoding YheC/YheD family protein has protein sequence MKSYRIGVLTYQTGKDRYSQMSYIAALTKAAQNYPVELFAFGVDDVDHKKERIRALCYDLKQKKWERRWVFFPHLVYDHVRYHPTKQFKRYVEFRKSGIIPFSYHGYSHKLGVMEYLSSLPELNEYIPETIPLTRIEEIPRFLKRGPSILKPINGTGGRDIFALEKKGNRYLLSGRTREGRWLDHKIVGMEELRQVILPHLNRERYLIQRKIPIEYGGKTCDTRVLVQKDGKGEWSFTGMGTRIGKSHRVVSNLAKGANAIRSEEFVRSYLHRDPEPILQKIRKISLLIAKKLEERYGSFVEFGLDLGILSDGSFRLIEANSKPDRKIFLRTGQREAYQEAVRKPIEYHLFLCRKIVGV, from the coding sequence GTGAAATCTTACCGAATCGGGGTCCTCACCTATCAAACGGGCAAGGACCGCTACAGCCAAATGAGTTATATCGCCGCTTTAACTAAAGCGGCTCAAAACTACCCGGTGGAACTCTTTGCCTTTGGGGTCGATGATGTGGATCATAAAAAGGAACGGATTCGCGCCCTCTGCTATGATCTGAAGCAAAAGAAGTGGGAAAGAAGGTGGGTTTTTTTCCCCCATTTGGTCTACGACCATGTCCGATACCATCCTACGAAACAATTTAAGCGTTATGTAGAATTTCGAAAATCAGGAATCATCCCTTTTTCATATCATGGATATTCTCACAAACTGGGCGTGATGGAATACCTCTCTTCCCTCCCGGAACTAAACGAGTACATTCCGGAGACCATTCCCCTCACCCGTATCGAGGAGATCCCCCGTTTTCTTAAACGCGGCCCATCCATCCTAAAACCGATCAACGGAACAGGGGGCCGGGATATCTTCGCTCTTGAAAAAAAAGGGAATCGGTATCTCTTAAGCGGCAGAACGCGGGAGGGAAGATGGTTGGACCATAAAATAGTAGGAATGGAAGAGCTGAGGCAAGTTATCCTCCCCCATCTCAATCGGGAACGATACTTGATTCAACGAAAAATCCCCATTGAATATGGAGGGAAAACCTGCGATACCCGGGTATTGGTACAAAAGGACGGCAAGGGGGAATGGAGCTTCACAGGAATGGGAACAAGAATCGGAAAAAGCCACCGAGTGGTCTCCAATTTAGCCAAAGGAGCAAATGCGATTCGCTCGGAAGAATTTGTTCGTTCATATCTTCATCGGGACCCGGAACCCATTCTCCAAAAGATCCGGAAGATTTCGCTGCTCATTGCAAAAAAATTGGAAGAACGGTATGGGTCCTTTGTTGAGTTTGGTTTGGATCTTGGCATCCTGTCCGATGGCAGTTTCCGGTTGATCGAAGCCAATTCGAAACCGGACCGTAAAATTTTTCTGCGAACAGGTCAGCGGGAGGCCTATCAGGAAGCGGTCAGAAAGCCCATTGAGTACCACCTTTTCCTCTGTCGGAAGATCGTCGGAGTTTAA
- a CDS encoding metal-dependent hydrolase, with the protein MKVTYHGHATVMVETGGKKILFDPFFTGNPKADVKAEDVRPDYILLTHGHGDHTADAVSIAKRTGATIVAVYELATLLGWRGARTHGVGLGGSYDMGGIKAKFTLAFHSSSLEDQEHRTLHYAGMPAGILLMAEGKTIYHAGDTALFSDMKVIGERHRPDLALLPIGDNFTMGPEDALLAAEWLKAKQVVPIHYNTFPLIAQDGDAFVAKLKERGIGGAALKPGESIEV; encoded by the coding sequence ATGAAAGTTACGTATCACGGACATGCGACCGTCATGGTGGAAACGGGGGGGAAAAAGATTCTCTTCGATCCCTTTTTCACGGGAAATCCGAAAGCGGACGTGAAGGCGGAGGATGTGCGGCCCGATTATATTCTTCTTACCCACGGACATGGGGATCACACCGCCGACGCGGTAAGCATCGCGAAGCGGACGGGAGCCACCATCGTCGCCGTCTATGAATTGGCCACCCTCCTAGGATGGCGGGGGGCGAGGACCCATGGCGTAGGATTGGGGGGATCTTACGACATGGGGGGCATCAAGGCGAAGTTTACCCTTGCCTTCCATAGTTCATCCCTGGAAGATCAGGAACACCGCACCCTCCACTATGCGGGCATGCCGGCAGGGATTCTTCTCATGGCGGAGGGAAAAACGATCTATCATGCCGGAGATACCGCCCTCTTCTCCGATATGAAGGTGATCGGGGAGCGGCATCGCCCCGATCTCGCCCTCCTTCCCATCGGCGACAATTTCACCATGGGTCCGGAGGATGCACTTTTAGCGGCCGAATGGCTCAAAGCGAAGCAGGTGGTCCCCATCCACTATAACACCTTCCCCCTGATCGCCCAGGATGGGGATGCGTTCGTGGCGAAACTGAAGGAAAGAGGGATTGGGGGCGCCGCCTTAAAACCGGGAGAGTCCATTGAGGTTTAA
- a CDS encoding GNAT family N-acetyltransferase: MEFRTLTPDELHPYRPFLLHFLRRFGGGHITHRAIRWLKNMEGKELEEKGTLILIATEAKKLIGLFAVSDFGLKESLIAVHPKHRNRNLGKEMLKRAIESLGTLYGRVALDNLPSLKMCLGIGMVGFKLIEGPTGKPTLWLGIGQWKKEDVT, translated from the coding sequence ATGGAATTCCGTACCCTTACTCCTGACGAGCTCCACCCATACCGCCCTTTCCTGCTTCACTTTCTTCGCCGGTTTGGTGGGGGGCATATTACCCACCGCGCCATCCGCTGGTTAAAAAACATGGAAGGAAAGGAATTGGAAGAGAAGGGAACCCTGATCTTGATCGCAACGGAGGCAAAAAAATTAATTGGCCTGTTCGCCGTTTCCGATTTTGGCCTCAAGGAATCATTGATTGCGGTCCATCCAAAGCACCGGAATCGGAATCTGGGAAAGGAAATGCTGAAAAGGGCAATCGAGAGCCTGGGTACACTCTACGGGCGGGTCGCTTTAGACAACCTGCCAAGCCTGAAAATGTGCCTTGGCATTGGTATGGTCGGATTTAAATTAATCGAAGGACCTACCGGCAAACCTACCCTCTGGTTGGGAATCGGACAATGGAAGAAGGAAGATGTGACGTGA
- a CDS encoding DUF445 family protein produces MVFTLLGMIFIGAVIGSFTNYIAIKMLFRPYRSITWGPFHLPFTPGLIPKRKEEIAHQFGRMVEEYLMTEKTVKEAFLSPRMERELRVRMRITLRRMLKSKESPAQLGSSLGLPEWEAWVEKLTTPHLDENRLVRLIAEQMDRYRGIPIGHFLHLPSESLDRFSSYLAGEMVNELHAFLLSSQGRRWVMEALDRILAGRNPMWQWAAALFVREDRIEEMLILPLARYLGSPHVAKEWEGKIKGYLEGFLGKSLQELTGTETSIPLASFLVKTLGLQEGVFRIFHRPAGDWGKRLYTFLLPLLPKVSQWILRQLNEEISAIYRSLHISRLVEKEVASFPLPKLEQMILEVTRRELKAITLLGGLLGGLIGLFQFLIMG; encoded by the coding sequence GTGGTTTTCACATTATTGGGTATGATTTTTATCGGCGCCGTTATCGGCAGCTTTACCAACTATATTGCGATTAAAATGCTCTTCCGCCCTTACCGCTCCATCACATGGGGTCCCTTTCATCTTCCCTTTACTCCTGGGCTGATCCCGAAGCGAAAGGAGGAGATCGCCCATCAGTTCGGGAGAATGGTGGAGGAATATCTCATGACGGAAAAAACGGTGAAGGAAGCTTTCCTCTCTCCCCGGATGGAGAGGGAACTTCGGGTTCGGATGCGCATCACTCTACGTCGAATGTTAAAGAGCAAAGAGAGTCCGGCTCAATTGGGGAGTTCCCTCGGTCTACCGGAGTGGGAAGCGTGGGTAGAGAAGTTAACTACACCCCATTTGGATGAAAATAGGCTGGTTCGCCTGATCGCCGAACAGATGGATCGGTATCGGGGGATCCCCATCGGCCACTTCCTTCATCTACCTTCCGAATCGCTCGATCGGTTCAGCTCTTACCTGGCCGGTGAAATGGTGAATGAGCTTCATGCTTTCCTCCTTTCATCCCAGGGGAGAAGGTGGGTGATGGAGGCCCTTGACCGGATTTTGGCGGGGAGAAATCCCATGTGGCAGTGGGCGGCGGCTCTCTTTGTGAGGGAGGATCGGATCGAGGAGATGCTTATTCTTCCCCTCGCACGCTACCTGGGAAGCCCTCATGTGGCCAAAGAATGGGAGGGGAAGATCAAGGGATATTTGGAAGGGTTTCTGGGAAAAAGCCTTCAGGAATTAACCGGGACAGAAACCTCGATTCCTTTGGCCTCTTTTTTGGTCAAAACCTTAGGCCTTCAGGAAGGGGTTTTCCGGATTTTTCATCGTCCGGCGGGGGACTGGGGGAAACGCCTCTACACCTTCCTTCTTCCTTTACTACCGAAGGTGAGCCAATGGATCCTGAGGCAACTGAACGAAGAAATCAGCGCCATCTACCGCTCCTTACACATATCCCGGTTGGTGGAAAAGGAGGTAGCCTCTTTTCCGCTGCCGAAGCTGGAACAGATGATCCTGGAAGTGACGCGCAGGGAACTGAAGGCCATCACTCTTCTGGGCGGTCTATTGGGAGGGTTGATCGGCCTGTTTCAGTTTTTGATTATGGGCTGA
- a CDS encoding YlbF family regulator: MEYSLAYSLARKIEESEEYRALKEAYEEIGKDPEAKRMLLDFRQRERELQEKQLAGEEPDNEEVEKLQRLFDTIRLHQGISRLMEQESRLMLLYEDIQRILAEPLGKLADIIE, encoded by the coding sequence ATGGAATATTCGTTGGCCTATTCATTGGCGAGAAAGATTGAAGAGAGCGAGGAATATCGCGCCTTAAAGGAAGCGTATGAAGAGATCGGGAAAGATCCGGAAGCGAAGCGGATGCTCCTCGATTTTAGACAGAGGGAGCGGGAGTTGCAGGAGAAGCAATTGGCAGGGGAGGAACCGGACAACGAAGAGGTGGAGAAGTTGCAGCGCCTCTTTGATACCATCCGTCTCCATCAGGGGATAAGCCGTCTCATGGAACAGGAATCCCGCCTCATGCTCCTATATGAAGACATCCAAAGGATCTTGGCGGAACCTTTGGGAAAATTGGCGGACATCATCGAGTAG
- a CDS encoding YheC/YheD family protein — protein sequence MNERISLGIMTTRSPRFSPFPEEKFYAELARIGKEKGLMVFTFFPEEINPYSRKINGFVWHEGKWKKGIFPYPTFVYDRVFYTASSLNRTRWKVADLRNQPGTTFLNRGLPDKWKQFWCLRKNPRLVQHLPPQERYANGEQLRKWAQEGEVILKPLSGGFGQGVLHLVPGTPALLEGRTRENRYFRKTFPSSEKAFRLVVPRLTSRYLIQRYLSLTTLEDRPFDIRLFMQKDEEGVWRRAGLGVRIGKPHHLTSNLHGGGITLSLDRFKEWEKGRIGENLDQILTPLGIEVAATLEKEYSPLFEMGIDIGIDRQNRIWILEVNGKPGRDIFAQLGDLEGMKWVYSGPVRYALYLLKLKKGEKGDAVANHENKTYVGERRSSHRAP from the coding sequence ATGAACGAAAGAATTTCGTTAGGGATTATGACCACCCGCTCTCCCCGCTTCTCCCCTTTCCCGGAGGAGAAATTTTATGCTGAATTGGCTCGCATAGGAAAGGAGAAAGGCCTTATGGTCTTTACCTTTTTCCCCGAAGAGATCAATCCCTATTCTAGAAAAATCAATGGGTTCGTTTGGCACGAAGGGAAATGGAAGAAGGGAATCTTTCCGTATCCGACCTTCGTTTACGACAGGGTTTTCTATACCGCTTCTTCCTTAAACAGAACGCGTTGGAAAGTAGCCGACTTACGGAATCAGCCGGGTACAACTTTTCTCAACCGGGGGCTACCCGACAAATGGAAACAATTTTGGTGCCTGAGGAAAAATCCCCGCTTGGTACAGCACCTCCCCCCTCAAGAGAGATATGCAAATGGGGAGCAACTGCGAAAATGGGCACAAGAAGGAGAAGTGATCTTAAAACCCCTCTCCGGGGGATTTGGTCAGGGTGTTTTGCATCTCGTTCCCGGTACGCCCGCCCTCTTGGAAGGGCGAACGAGGGAGAATCGCTACTTTCGTAAAACGTTTCCCTCATCTGAAAAAGCTTTCCGTCTCGTCGTTCCCCGCCTCACCTCCCGATACCTGATTCAGCGCTATCTTTCGTTAACCACCCTGGAGGACCGGCCCTTCGACATCCGCCTCTTTATGCAGAAAGATGAAGAAGGGGTATGGCGTCGGGCAGGCCTGGGAGTACGCATCGGCAAGCCCCATCATCTTACCTCCAACCTGCATGGGGGAGGGATAACCCTATCCCTCGACCGGTTCAAAGAGTGGGAAAAAGGACGGATCGGGGAGAATCTGGATCAAATCCTAACCCCTTTAGGGATTGAAGTGGCCGCCACCCTGGAAAAAGAATATTCACCCCTTTTTGAAATGGGAATTGATATCGGGATCGATCGGCAAAACCGGATATGGATTCTCGAAGTGAACGGGAAACCGGGAAGGGATATCTTCGCCCAATTGGGAGACTTGGAGGGAATGAAATGGGTTTATTCTGGTCCGGTCCGCTATGCACTCTATCTTTTGAAACTGAAAAAGGGGGAAAAGGGCGATGCAGTCGCAAACCATGAGAATAAAACGTATGTCGGGGAGAGAAGATCCTCTCATCGCGCTCCCTAG
- a CDS encoding YheC/YheD family protein, with the protein MGETLWAVKPLLFTQVPHCTYDVKDGYNQTIEVGTKMKATPFEIRIEEEVHFPPGIDLLFHHEVLTKWNLPPGTSLPIRLGLKREIGNIGGEAHKKGLLRMRKRFANRLLLPFPVKIYGWLTPEKEILFGPTFGILLSGVKGEKEDPFGLYTRFCEEAWALSRSFNVLCYVIPFRSLMVKENRVEGWVKEKEGWRPYPMPIPTILYNRLSVRSQERSPLFSSLQQSLREKNGVLFNDKFLNKWEVVELLQGEVDLLPHLPLSLPAVKLSMIKEMLVHTSVLFLKPLHGSEGTGIIRVRKTGDGYLTDEMIGEQMETKFYSTLPSLLHSLRQKIKRKRYLLQKGIPLLEVERRTTDFRVLVQKGRNGEWKVVSLVARIGKPGAFVSNVAQGGRMERASHILSELRESHPALPTIHRLKALAREVARRLDGKLSGYYGEFGIDLGVSQAGEVWLIEVNSKPSKKEEATLTPVTGPRPSVQHLFDTLFYYLHFSLHQKEGGKGVG; encoded by the coding sequence GTGGGCGAAACTCTATGGGCAGTCAAGCCCCTTCTCTTCACACAGGTGCCCCACTGTACATACGATGTGAAAGACGGGTATAACCAAACCATTGAAGTAGGGACGAAGATGAAAGCGACCCCTTTTGAGATTCGCATTGAGGAAGAGGTGCACTTCCCTCCGGGAATCGATCTCCTCTTCCATCATGAAGTACTAACCAAGTGGAATCTCCCTCCCGGCACTTCCTTGCCGATCCGGCTTGGCCTAAAGAGGGAGATCGGGAACATCGGGGGGGAAGCGCATAAAAAAGGATTGCTTCGCATGAGAAAAAGGTTTGCAAACCGCCTGCTTCTTCCCTTCCCGGTAAAGATTTATGGGTGGCTTACCCCGGAAAAAGAGATCCTCTTTGGGCCTACCTTTGGTATCCTCCTCTCTGGAGTAAAGGGGGAAAAGGAGGATCCCTTCGGTCTTTATACCCGGTTTTGTGAGGAAGCTTGGGCCCTTTCCCGTTCTTTCAACGTTCTCTGCTATGTGATCCCTTTCCGGAGCCTAATGGTAAAGGAAAACCGGGTGGAGGGGTGGGTGAAGGAGAAAGAGGGATGGAGACCGTATCCCATGCCGATCCCAACCATTCTTTACAATCGCCTCTCCGTTCGAAGTCAGGAACGCTCTCCTCTTTTCTCCTCCTTGCAACAATCGCTGCGGGAGAAAAACGGAGTCCTCTTTAATGATAAATTTCTAAATAAATGGGAGGTGGTCGAGCTCCTCCAAGGGGAAGTAGACCTTCTCCCGCATCTTCCCCTCAGTCTGCCTGCGGTAAAACTTTCCATGATTAAAGAGATGCTCGTTCACACGTCTGTCCTTTTCCTTAAACCTCTTCACGGGAGTGAAGGAACAGGAATCATCCGCGTGCGGAAAACGGGAGATGGTTATTTGACCGATGAGATGATCGGTGAACAAATGGAGACAAAATTCTACTCGACTCTCCCCTCATTGTTGCACAGTTTGAGGCAAAAAATCAAACGGAAACGGTATCTCCTGCAGAAGGGCATTCCTCTCCTTGAAGTGGAAAGGAGAACGACCGATTTTAGAGTCCTCGTCCAAAAAGGAAGAAATGGAGAATGGAAAGTGGTCTCCCTAGTGGCCCGGATTGGCAAGCCGGGCGCCTTCGTTTCCAATGTGGCACAGGGGGGAAGGATGGAAAGAGCCTCTCACATTCTCTCGGAACTTCGCGAAAGCCACCCCGCTCTTCCAACCATTCACCGGTTAAAAGCCCTGGCTAGAGAAGTGGCTCGAAGATTGGATGGAAAATTAAGCGGTTATTATGGGGAATTCGGCATCGATCTGGGCGTTAGCCAAGCAGGGGAAGTTTGGCTCATCGAGGTAAACTCAAAGCCTTCGAAAAAAGAAGAGGCGACCCTCACCCCGGTGACGGGCCCCCGCCCTTCCGTGCAGCACCTTTTTGATACGCTATTTTACTACCTTCATTTTTCGCTTCATCAAAAAGAGGGAGGGAAGGGAGTCGGATGA
- a CDS encoding YheC/YheD family protein codes for MQSQTMRIKRMSGREDPLIALPRRWREKFAGNTTPFVQFGHREVKAKLRFHSGSLREIRVSDPLLENLFIPYTDPLLLRLEKGKIILGPLVGILTFGLYEDPDHLQKRRFLRTFRTLLNPNRPGHPGGLYFLFDFQDVDWEELTVKGYFYRLQGSKAVWETKKVPFPDVIYNKILSRRKEESPEVMRFFNLLYAHTHAQIFNESYFQKWDIYQRLMTFEQLKDLIPETYPYPTVERIEEMLKKYPMVYLKPSDGFLGLGIYQVLRQAKGLLVRYRLHDRNLSRIYPSVASLLKREFPERKRKKYLVQQGISLMRLGEDPVDFRVHLNKDKDNRWIVTGIGAKKAGKGSVTTHIRAGGKALAARQVLDHLFLDQGEEFYRKLGRISVAVGEALERSFQKPIGELGLDLGIDRNGKIWLFEANSKPGRSIFEKIDELKAISLKPIHLLTEYMTYLARFR; via the coding sequence ATGCAGTCGCAAACCATGAGAATAAAACGTATGTCGGGGAGAGAAGATCCTCTCATCGCGCTCCCTAGAAGATGGAGGGAAAAATTTGCAGGAAATACAACGCCCTTTGTACAATTTGGCCATCGGGAGGTCAAAGCTAAACTTCGTTTCCATTCCGGATCTCTCCGGGAAATTCGAGTGAGTGACCCTTTGCTTGAGAATTTATTCATCCCCTATACGGATCCGCTCCTCCTTCGCCTCGAAAAAGGGAAGATCATCTTAGGGCCTCTGGTTGGGATCCTCACCTTCGGCCTCTACGAGGACCCGGATCATCTGCAGAAGCGAAGATTCCTTCGGACCTTTCGCACCCTGTTAAACCCAAACCGTCCGGGCCATCCGGGTGGACTCTACTTTCTCTTTGACTTCCAAGATGTCGATTGGGAAGAACTGACCGTAAAGGGATATTTCTATCGTCTTCAAGGGAGTAAGGCGGTATGGGAAACGAAGAAGGTTCCCTTCCCGGACGTGATCTACAATAAGATTCTCTCCCGCAGGAAAGAGGAATCCCCTGAGGTGATGCGCTTTTTCAACCTTCTTTATGCCCATACCCATGCCCAGATCTTTAATGAATCCTATTTCCAAAAATGGGACATCTACCAGCGCCTTATGACATTTGAGCAATTAAAAGACCTCATTCCCGAAACCTATCCTTACCCCACCGTTGAACGAATCGAAGAGATGCTCAAAAAGTATCCCATGGTCTATCTGAAACCGAGCGATGGGTTTCTCGGGTTAGGCATCTACCAAGTGTTGCGGCAAGCGAAAGGATTACTGGTTCGCTATCGCCTGCACGATCGAAATCTTTCCCGCATCTATCCCTCCGTCGCCTCTTTGCTGAAAAGGGAGTTCCCTGAACGGAAAAGGAAGAAATACCTCGTGCAGCAAGGAATATCCCTGATGCGTTTGGGAGAAGATCCCGTCGACTTCCGTGTTCACTTAAATAAAGATAAGGATAACCGATGGATTGTGACGGGGATCGGCGCCAAAAAAGCAGGGAAAGGAAGCGTAACGACCCACATACGGGCGGGGGGAAAAGCCCTGGCCGCTCGGCAAGTTTTAGATCATCTTTTCCTCGATCAAGGGGAAGAGTTTTATCGAAAACTGGGGCGAATCTCCGTCGCGGTAGGAGAAGCCTTGGAACGATCGTTCCAAAAACCGATCGGGGAATTGGGTCTTGATCTCGGCATCGATCGTAACGGGAAGATTTGGCTCTTTGAAGCCAATTCAAAGCCGGGGCGTTCCATCTTCGAAAAAATAGACGAATTAAAAGCAATCAGCTTGAAACCCATCCATCTTCTCACCGAATATATGACCTATTTGGCGAGATTTCGTTAG
- a CDS encoding C40 family peptidase encodes MHLRNRKNPFVVALTLMLFAASFLIPVHAPSAAPLSKADQVVQVAKSLLGKPYKAGATGPYAFDNWAFTKEVFSRVGILLNDSVTAQAKQGILIPKGISPKPGDLVFFGYGPSRVIHVGIYMGNNQLIDAYQYSGKVAVHDATGIYKKYYLGARRVIQEENPSSDSRAQVAARVVEDAKKYLGVDYKLGADYDKDGSYKFDCSSFTQKVFADVGIKLPRTATQQRNVTRLLSPGETLQIGDLVFFDTDLSGGMNHVGIYIGNQEFIHASTAKGGKVQISRLDRPYWKKVYLYATRVF; translated from the coding sequence ATGCATTTAAGGAATCGAAAGAATCCCTTCGTTGTTGCTTTAACCCTGATGCTATTCGCCGCTTCTTTTCTCATTCCGGTGCATGCTCCCTCGGCTGCCCCATTATCGAAAGCAGATCAGGTCGTCCAGGTGGCCAAAAGCCTTTTGGGGAAGCCATATAAAGCGGGCGCAACCGGCCCGTATGCCTTTGATAACTGGGCGTTTACCAAAGAAGTTTTTTCCCGCGTGGGCATTTTATTAAACGACTCCGTTACGGCTCAAGCAAAACAAGGGATCCTAATTCCAAAGGGAATATCCCCGAAACCAGGGGATCTCGTCTTCTTTGGATACGGCCCATCCCGTGTGATCCACGTAGGGATCTACATGGGAAATAACCAATTGATTGACGCCTATCAATACAGCGGTAAGGTGGCCGTTCACGATGCAACGGGGATCTACAAAAAATATTATCTTGGCGCAAGACGAGTCATTCAGGAAGAAAATCCTTCCTCCGACTCCCGCGCCCAAGTGGCAGCCCGAGTGGTGGAGGATGCAAAAAAATATTTAGGGGTGGACTACAAGCTGGGGGCTGATTACGACAAAGACGGCAGCTACAAATTTGATTGCAGCAGCTTCACTCAGAAGGTCTTCGCCGATGTGGGGATTAAACTTCCCCGAACCGCAACACAGCAGCGAAATGTTACCCGGCTTCTTTCCCCTGGAGAGACGCTCCAAATCGGGGATCTGGTTTTCTTCGATACCGATTTAAGCGGAGGGATGAACCACGTGGGCATTTACATCGGAAACCAGGAATTTATTCATGCTTCCACCGCAAAGGGCGGCAAGGTTCAGATCAGCCGTTTGGACCGCCCCTACTGGAAAAAAGTATATCTTTATGCAACACGGGTGTTTTAG
- the proC gene encoding pyrroline-5-carboxylate reductase: MVRQKKIGMIGAGSMAEALIQGLVKEGKVSPRQIHVTNRSRKERLKELSDRYGIEPVTDNSVLKEMDILILAIKPKDAAEALFPIKAYLHRKQLMISMMAGVSMDYLLRLVGFRLPIIRTMPNTSSAIGLSATAIAVGPHCSQENVEDAEEIFKAIGSVTWVKEEDLDAVTALSGSGPAYIYYLVEAMEQAGIEVGLSPQISRELTLKTLLGAAHMLIETGEEPSILRTKIMSPGGTTVAGIEFLNQSKFQEAVKGAVLSAWKRSLEIRNSFEKKKEEVLPPLQTQSK; the protein is encoded by the coding sequence ATGGTCCGTCAAAAGAAAATCGGCATGATCGGTGCAGGGTCGATGGCGGAGGCGCTCATTCAAGGTCTGGTTAAGGAGGGGAAGGTCTCTCCCCGGCAAATCCATGTCACGAACCGCTCCCGAAAGGAGAGGCTAAAAGAGTTGTCCGACAGGTATGGAATTGAGCCCGTTACGGATAACTCCGTGTTGAAGGAGATGGATATCCTCATCCTGGCCATAAAACCGAAAGATGCGGCGGAAGCACTCTTTCCTATTAAGGCATATCTCCATCGGAAGCAACTCATGATCTCCATGATGGCAGGGGTATCGATGGATTACCTCCTTCGACTGGTGGGTTTCCGTTTACCGATCATCCGGACCATGCCGAATACTTCTTCCGCCATCGGCTTGTCTGCCACCGCCATCGCCGTAGGCCCCCATTGCAGCCAAGAGAATGTGGAAGATGCGGAGGAGATCTTTAAAGCCATTGGTTCCGTTACATGGGTGAAGGAAGAGGATCTGGATGCCGTCACGGCTCTCTCCGGCAGCGGCCCCGCCTACATTTATTATTTGGTTGAAGCCATGGAACAAGCAGGGATAGAGGTAGGCCTTAGTCCGCAAATCTCCCGGGAACTCACCCTAAAGACGCTCCTGGGAGCCGCCCACATGTTGATCGAAACCGGTGAAGAACCTTCGATCCTGCGTACTAAAATCATGTCTCCCGGTGGAACAACGGTCGCAGGCATCGAATTCTTAAATCAGTCCAAATTTCAAGAGGCGGTAAAAGGAGCCGTCCTTTCTGCTTGGAAAAGGTCACTGGAAATTCGGAACTCCTTTGAAAAAAAGAAGGAGGAAGTCTTGCCTCCCTTGCAAACTCAATCCAAATGA